The following are encoded together in the Glycine soja cultivar W05 chromosome 5, ASM419377v2, whole genome shotgun sequence genome:
- the LOC114413815 gene encoding uncharacterized protein LOC114413815: MVRTRGLGRALGKVISKALGREDDHHSDDVPQRRRPTASARRQREAAPIVEHEPVVAADDPVIAADVHAPGADTGDDAEGFPGGPRDPSVLTEYANHVAVSIWNGEKFGRPAHEIEGLVAAIRLSSLIACSVNTSNRGLIFAFVEKWHRKTSSFHLPVGEVSITLDDVTSLLHLPIVGAFHTFEPLHVNEDVLMLVELLEVSEECWIYEHFPSVAECMADPDYDEVSPRACQWIATKATE, from the exons ATGGTTAGAACTAGAGGTTTGGGTCGTGCCTTAGGTAAGGTTATAAGCAAAGCCTTGGGGAGAGAGGATGATCATCATTCAGATGATGTCCCCCAGCGGCGAAGGCCTACAGCATCGGCACGTAGGCAACGGGAAGCTGCCCCTATTGTCGAGCATGAGCCTGTGGTAGCTGCAGATGACCCTGTTATAGCTGCAGATGTACATGCACCTGGTGCAGACACTGGTGATGATGCTGAGGGATTTCCAGGTGGGCCACGTGACCCATCAGTGCTTACCGAGTATGCTAACCATGTTGCAGTTAGCATATGGAATggagag AAATTTGGTAGGCCTGCTCATGAAATTGAGGGTCTAGTTGCTGCCATAAGACTAAGTTCTTTGATCGCGTGTTCAGTAAACACTAGCAATCGGGGACTTATATTCGCGTTTGTGGAGAAGTGGCACAGGAAAACTAGCAGTTTCCATCTTCCCGTGGGAGAGGTTAGCATCACCTTGGATGATGTGACATCTCTGCTTCATCTTCCAATTGTTGGTGCCTTCCATACCTTCGAGCCTCTGCATGTCAACGAGGATGTGTTGATGTTGGTTGAGTTACTAGAGGTATCCGAAGAG TGTTGGATATATGAGCACTTTCCATCAGTTGCGGAGTGTATGGCTGATCCGGACTACGATGAGGTGTCACCACGTGCATGTCAGTGGATTGCTACGAAGGCAACTGAGTAG
- the LOC114412106 gene encoding uncharacterized protein LOC114412106: MDARSACRSSIRRSDTEMQHLIKLLERDQYIYWHRLKDKDVVRDIFWCHPDTVKLVNACNLVFFIDSTYKTNRYKLPLLDFVGVTPTGMTFSAGFAYLEGERLNNVVWALKRFRGIFLRRDALPGVIVTDRNLALMNAVKTVFPECTNLLCNFHINKNIKAKCKSLIGSKHAWEYVMDAWGSLVDCPSEQQFDECLKKFEMACSPWPMFVDYVNETWIIPHKKKFVTAWTNKVMHLGNTTTNRFESAHWALKRMLQNNLGDLCSVWDVMNNMMTLQHTEIKASFETSTHVVGYVFKKTLYKRLLGMISRYALNQIAAEFERVHYAGKNPSTCGCVMRTTHGLPCACELSKYVLGCIPLDSIHMFWRRLNFSDQGLSMFEVSIKEEIEIIFKRFEELDVCGKLMLKSKLREIAYPDQNSMCHPPAKVNTKGAPKKSMNRNPRSTKRDPSYWKYVDAFHSVQNSNSSVRHSVSSSYQPNPRRIMPMLDQFQSFIQDFIDNIVDVKPDRNCGYRSVASLLGMGENSWSLVCNHLLKELDKFSNDYIKLFGGMDRFKELRMSLLVDGLTKVNMDKWMDIIDMGYVIASRYNVILVLLSQQQSMTFFPLRSQPPTDSSVHRIICVGHVYNNHFVQVYLKDCCPLPPVSLLWSRNCYPQAKHWPTLYISRMQHYQSFMMFKRDYVDINED, translated from the exons ATGGATGCAAGAAGTGCATGTCGTTCTTCCATTAGAAGAagtgatactgaaatgcaacatctaataaagcttcttgaacgggatcaatatatttattggcATAGATTAAAGGATAAAGACGTGGTacgtgatatcttttggtgtcaccctgatacagtgaagttagtcaatgcatgtaatttggtattttttatagacagtacctacaaaacaaacaggtacaaactcccactacttgattttgttggggtgacaccaacagggatgacattctctgctggttttgcatatctggagggtgaACGTCTTAATAATGTGGTATGGGCTTTAAAACGATTTCGAGGTATATTTTTAAGACGCGATGCCCTTCCTGGAGTTATTGTGACTGACAGAAAtctagcattgatgaatgcagtgaaaactgtatttcctgagtgtacaaatttgttgtgcaacTTTCACataaataagaatatcaagGCTAAATGTAAATCATTAATTGGTTCAAAACATGCTTGGGAGTATGTCATGGATGCCTGGGGaagtttggttgattgtccttcTGAGCAACAGTTCGATGAATGCCTGAAAAAGTTTGAAATGGCTTGTTcaccttggccaatgtttgttgattATGTCAACGAAACATGGATAATCCCACACAAGAAAAAATTTGTTACTGCTTGGacaaataaggtgatgcacttaggaaacacaacaacaaacag gtTTGAATCTGCTCACTGGGCTTTAAAAAGAATGTTACAGAATAACCTTGGAGACTTATGCAGTGTCTGGGAtgtcatgaacaacatgatgacgCTGCAGCACactgaaattaaagcatcctttgaaacaagtacacatgtagTTGGATATGtctttaaaaaaaccttatacaagagacttcttggaatgatttcaagatatgctttaaatcagattgctgctgAGTTTGAGCGTGTACATTATGCTGGCAAGAATCCTTCCACTTGTGGTTGTGTTATGAGAACTACAcacggtcttccttgtgcatgtgaacTATCTAAATATGTTCTTGGTTGCATCCCATTAGATTCAATTCATATGTTTTGGAGGAGACTCAATTTTTCAGATCAAGGGTTATCTATGTTCGAAGTgagcatcaaggaagagatagaaatcatatttaaaagatttgaagaacttgatgtttgtggtaaGTTAATgctgaagagtaaacttcgggaaattgcataccctgatcaaaaTTCTATGTGTCATCCTCCAGCAAAGGTTAACAcaaaaggtgcaccgaagaaatcGATGAACAGAAATCCAAGGTCAACAAAGCGTGATCCATCTTACTGGAAGTATGtagatgcttttcattctgtgCAAAATAGCAATTCGTCAGTGAGGCATAGTGTATCATCTTCTTATCAGCCCAATCCAAGAAGGATCATGCCTATGTTGGACCAATTTCAGTCATTTATCCAGGATTTCATTGATAACATTGTGGATGTCAAACCTGACAGAAACTGTGGATATCGATCGGTTGCtagtttattaggtatgggtgaaaACTCTTGGTCGTTGGTCTGCAATCatctgcttaaagaacttgacAAATTTTCAAATGACTATATTAAGCTCTTTGGTGGCATGGACAGATTTAAGGAATTAAGGATgtcactacttgttgatgggttaaccaag gtgaatatggataagtggatggatataatcGACATGGGATATGttattgcatcaaggtataatgtaatccttgtatTATTGTCTCAACagcaaagcatgacattttttcctcttagaagtcaaccacccaCAGATTCCTCAGTGCATCGCATAATTTGTGTCGGTCACGTCTAtaacaatcattttgttcag gtttatttaaaaGACTGTTGTCCTTTACCGCCTGTATCATTGTTATGGTCTAGGAATTGTTATCCTCAAGCAAAACATTGGCCAACtttatatattagtagaatgcagcattaccaaagcttcatgatgttcaaaagagactatgttgatataaatgaaGACTGA